In one window of Gadus chalcogrammus isolate NIFS_2021 chromosome 12, NIFS_Gcha_1.0, whole genome shotgun sequence DNA:
- the suco gene encoding SUN domain-containing ossification factor isoform X3 yields MKRLRDLLVCLIVALLCWCPSNYVYSSEQSVPSPAQSGGDTDPEVHKRTMEGALEQESTRHKTLTPDEASSAADIPPDHQTDFIPGSPETRKDTEPQTYSDPHSEGQDHDRAAQALQSPTPSTSSMLVTPDQPPPPAQDQATTDITPPRALLPEPTEGSGDAPAPQPTLEAVPSADPSGEQSPRDIQDAPTSGSVGSLHTGAVWVASDGDEPPVDSFVSAEHYAELSDSQCGVKLATCANPTFGSPLPSEDVNEAESQWSEQQVQEVEVQQLKVSLSPIERQEEDLQVLRDRDLQGNATAPHQEEAGDADISKETDSSVPSKEDIPTFDEWKKQVMEVEKEKSQSLHTSTNGSPHPVKKVKKNFKNNYASVECGAKILSANIEAKSTSAILMENMDLYMLNPCSNKIWFVIELCEPIQVKQLDIANFELFSSTPRDFLVSISDRYPTNKWVKLGTFHARDERTVQSFPLDEQLYAKYVKMFIKYIKVELLSHFGSEHFCPLSLIRVFGTSMVEEYEEIADSQYPSERLEYLEEDYDYPPGFQPTEDKAAKNLLGSATNAILNMVNNIAANVLGAKPELADGTHLEDNDTEEAGYVKDESPEILLTATPTISGSATLETAEVEMGPTASQPNSDLPTELPTPTPSSPEPLEFMQIVTLVEVDEEEEQEEKQSTVTLMEKEEGEEEEEEEQEQEERMRREGEKENMKEEERRRWRESQMYCPLSHSFSFSFSCMASLPELLHGWCSARLARSLQRNSRRRQLNAQQAQQAREETHAPPKTEGPPVVLTPVGASPSPALTQEILPLTESVVPEPHPSHQTIDQESPPANHAISAHTHPETHIPVPSPAPGPQIVLEPSRTATIPPHSFSQATLSRPNQEEGGDDVPALEFTPLPSLYQVLVMETQVASSVTFTPTPSLTLQPTASETAAQQDYSILPVQDQSVQPLLSASHPIDTIPPPTELPPAQPIDAHTDPARQGPDGGELLKPESHYASGEKVDPSTAQATEHQRGEESVDELLLSSNGNIQRSATEYYAELHGDYGAGSGNGNGAMLNGATVHGSSQKESVFMRLNNRIKALEMNMSLSSRYLEELSQRYRKQMEEMQRAFNKTIIKLENTSRIAEEQDQKQTDSIQVLQNQLENVTKLMLNLTSTVSQLQREVSDRQCYLVVSLVLCLSLGLLLCLQCCRNSPAHTNQINSPVLPKSNHYPSPKRCFSSYDDMSLMRRVTCPLVRSKSFQLSSTDVGPDDLYIVEPLRFSPEKKKKRCKTKPSEKVEALMMPCPSSPMANGGPKCNGFHRCLSAPPPPLPALLPPPPPQSPPNPLPQYARVPVEDLTLTLAFRPSSVETGGGGSSSSSSSSSTHSEESYTSRLPPPSLSFSSLSPGMYIEALPFPLHRDPTAKPRQVKRSVKQRKSRQSELQFPSVPEGVVGSLPSLQKLIKGNKDISVGSVSLGMSE; encoded by the exons ACTCTGACCCCAGATGAGGCGTCTTCAGCGGCAGATATCCCACCAGACCATCAAACCGACTTTATACCGGGTTCTCCTGAAACCAGAAAAGACACAGAGCCCCAGACATACTCGGATCCACACTCTGAAGGCCAGGACCACGACCGGGCAGCCCAGGCTCTACAGTCCCCcactccctctacctcctccatgCTGGTCACCCCAGACCAGCCGCCACCTCCAGCCCAGGACCAGGCTACCACAGACATTACTCCACCCCGAGCCCTCCTCCCCGAGCCGACGGAGGGTTCCGGCGATGCCCCCGCGCCGCAGCCCACCTTGGAGGCTGTCCCATCGGCTGACCCCTCCGGGGAGCAGTCCCCACGCGACATCCAAGACGCGCCTACCTCAGGGAGCGTCGGCTCCTTGCACACAGG TGCAGTGTGGGTTGCCAGTGACGGAGACGAACCCCCAGTAGACAGCTTTGTCTCTGCTGAGCACTATGCTGAGCTCTCTGACTCACAATGTGGAGTCAAACTGGCAACCTGTGCAAACCCTACTTTTGGCAGCCCTCTCCCCAG TGAGGATGTTAATGAAGCGGAGAGCCAGTGGTCCGAGCAGCAGgtccaggaggtggaggtccaaCAGTTAAAGGTGTCTCTGAGCCCAATAGAGCGGCAGGAGGAGGATCTCCAGGTGCTGAGGGACAGGGACCTGCAGGGAAATGCTACCGCTCCCCACCAAGAAGAG GCGGGGGATGCCGACATCTCCAAAGAGACGGACTCCTCGGTGCCGAGCAAAGAGGATATCCCAACCTTTGATGAGTGGAAGAAACAAGTCATGGAGGTGGAGAAAGAGAAGA GTCAGTCTCTTCATACCTCAACCAACGGTAGCCCCCACCCTGTGAAAAAGGTCAAGAAGAATTTCAAGAACAACTACGCTTCTGTGGAGTGCGGTGCCAAGATACTGTCTGCTAACATTGAGGCCAAG AGCACCTCTGCTATCCTCATGGAGAATATGGACCTGTACATGTTAAATCCATGCAGTAACAAAATATG GTTTGTAATTGAGCTCTGTGAGCCCATCCAAGTGAAGCAGCTCGACATTGCCAACTTTGAGCTTTTCTCGTCCACACCCAGAGACTTCCTGGTCTCAATCAGCGACAG GTACCCCACTAACAAATGGGTGAAGTTGGGAACGTTCCACGCACGGGACGAGCGCACCGTTCAGAGCTTCCCATTGGACGAACAGCTCTATGCAAAATATGTGAAG ATGTTCATCAAGTACATAAAG GTGGAACTCCTGTCCCACTTTGGATCTGAACATTTTTGTCCCCTCAGCCTCATTAG GGTATTTGGCACCAGTATGGTTGAAGAATATGAAGAAATAGCAGATTCTCAGTATCCCTCAGAGAGACTTGAGTACCTGGAGGAGGACTATG ACTACCCTCCAGGTTTCCAGCCCACTGAGGACAAGGCTGCAAAAAACCTCCTCGGCTCTGCTACca ATGCCATCCTTAATATGGTCAACAACATAGCCGCCAATGTGCTGGGGGCCAAACCAGAGCTTGCCGATGGGACACACCTAGAAG ACAATGACACGGAAGAGGCGGGCTATGTAAAGGATGAAAGCCCGGAGATCCTGCTCACAGCAACGCCAACGATAAGCGGTTCCGCAAC ATTGGAGACGGCAGAGGTGGAGATGGGACCCACTGCATCCCAGCCGAACTCTGACCTTCCCACTGAGCTTCCCActcctaccccctcctctccagaaCCCCTGGAGTTCATGCAGATCGTCaccctggtggaggtggatgaggaggaggagcaggaggaaaagCAGTCCACAGTCACCCTgatggagaaggaagagggcgaggaggaggaagaggaggagcaggagcaggaagagaggatgagacgggaaggagagaaggagaatatGAAGGAAGAAGAAAGgcggagatggagggagagtcAAATGTACTGCCCCCTCTCccattccttctccttctctttttcctGCATGGCCTCCTTGCCAGAGCTTCTGCACGGCTGGTGCTCGGCCAGGTTGGCCCGCAGCCTGCAGCGCAACTCCCGCCGCAGGCAGTTAAACGCCCAGCAGGCCCAACAGGCCCGCGAGGAGACACACGCCCCCCCCAAAACAGAAGGTCCTCCCGTGGTGCTGACCCCCGTCggcgcctccccctctcctgcctTGACCCAGGAAATCCTACCCCTGACAGAAAGTGTGGTTCCTGAGCCCCATCCTTCGCACCAGACCATCGACCAGGAATCGCCTCCTGCCAATCATGCCatcagcgcgcacacacatcctGAAACACACATACCCGTGCCCTCACCTGCCCCAGGGCCCCAGATAGTGTTGGAGCCCAGCCGGACTGccaccatccccccccacaGCTTCTCCCAGGCCACATTGAGCAGGCCCAACCAGGAGGAGGGTGGCGACGATGTTCCCGCCCTGGAGTTTACCCCCCTTCCTAGCCTCTACCAGGTGTTGGTGATGGAGACCCAGGTAGCCAGTAGTGTCaccttcacccccaccccaagCCTCACCCTGCAGCCCACCGCCTCCGAGACGGCTGCTCAACAAGACTACTCCATTCTCCCTGTCCAGGACCAGTCCGTacagcctctcctctccgcctccCATCCAATAGACACCATCCCACCTCCAACGGAGCTGCCCCCCGCCCAGCCCATAGACGCCCACACGGACCCGGCAAGGCAAGGTCCGGACGGCGGGGAGCTTCTGAAGCCCGAATCCCACTACGCCTCTGGGGAGAAGGTGGACCCTTCCACGGCCCAGGCAACAGAGCACCAGCGGGGGGAGGAATCGGTGGACGAGCTCCTCCTCAGCTCCAACGGGAACATCCAGCGGTCAGCCACGGAATACTACGCAGAGCTGCACGGGGACTACGGGGCCGGGAGTGGGAACGGGAACGGGGCTATGCTGAACGGGGCCACGGTGCACGGTTCCAGCCAGAAGGAGAGTGTCTTCATGAGGCTCAACAACAGGATCAAGGCCCTGGAGATGAACATGAGCCTGTCCAGCAGATACCTTGAGGAGCTCAgccagag GTACCGGAAACAGATGGAAGAGATGCAGAGAGCCTTTAACAAAACCATCATAAAGCTGGAAAACACCTCTCGTATCGCTGAGGAGCAG GACCAGAAGCAGACGGACTCCATCCAGGTTCTGCAGAACCAGCTGGAGAACGTCACCAAGCTGATGCTCAACCTCACGTCTACGGTCAGCCAGCTCCAGAGAGAG GTGTCGGACCGCCAGTGCTACCTGGTAGTGTCCTTggtcctctgtctctccctgggcCTGCTGCTCTGTCTGCAGTGCTGCCGTAATTCCCCTGCCCACACAAACCAAATCAATTCCCCTGTTCTGCCCAAGAGCAACCACTACCCCAGCCCCAAGAG atGTTTTTCGTCATATGATGATATGAGTCTTATGCGAAGAGTGACCTGTCCTCTTGTTCGCTCCAAGTCCTTTCAGCTGTCGTCTACAGATG TAGGTCCAGATGACTTGTACATTGTAGAACCTCTAAGGTTTTCTCCAGAGAAAAAG AAAAAGCGGTGTAAGACGAAGCCATCGGAGAAGGTTGAGGCGCTGATGATGCCATGCCCCTCGAGCCCCATGGCGAATGGTGGTCCCAAATGCAACGGCTTCCATCGCTGCCtgtctgcccctcctcctcctcttcctgccctcctgcccccacctcctcctcagtcaCCCCCTAATCCCCTCCCTCAGTACGCCCGTGTCCCCGTGGAGGATTTGACGTTGACGCTCGCTTTCAGGCCATCGTCTGTGGAGACTGGCGGCGgcggaagcagcagcagcagctctagCTCCTCCACCCACTCGGAAGAGTCTTACACCAGCCgcctccccccgccctccctcagcttctcctccttgtcgccgGGTATGTACATCGAGGCCCTGCCCTTCCCGCTGCACCGGGACCCCACAGCCAAGCCCCGCCAGGTGAAGCGCTCGGTGAAGCAGCGAAAGTCGCGGCAGTCTGAGCTGCAGTTCCCCTCCGTGCCAGAGGGGGTGGTCGGCTCTCTACCCAGCCTGCAAAAATTGATCAAGGGAAACAAGGATATCAGCGTGGGGTCAGTGTCACTGGGCATGTCTGAATAA
- the suco gene encoding SUN domain-containing ossification factor isoform X4, with protein sequence MKRLRDLLVCLIVALLCWCPSNYVYSSEQSVPSPAQSGGDTDPEVHKRTMEGALEQESTRHKIEEESLHTLTSYDVGLKTERAESLKQPPAENIHNSELTLTPDEASSAADIPPDHQTDFIPGSPETRKDTEPQTYSDPHSEGQDHDRAAQALQSPTPSTSSMLVTPDQPPPPAQDQATTDITPPRALLPEPTEGSGDAPAPQPTLEAVPSADPSGEQSPRDIQDAPTSGSVGSLHTGEDVNEAESQWSEQQVQEVEVQQLKVSLSPIERQEEDLQVLRDRDLQGNATAPHQEEAGDADISKETDSSVPSKEDIPTFDEWKKQVMEVEKEKSQSLHTSTNGSPHPVKKVKKNFKNNYASVECGAKILSANIEAKSTSAILMENMDLYMLNPCSNKIWFVIELCEPIQVKQLDIANFELFSSTPRDFLVSISDRYPTNKWVKLGTFHARDERTVQSFPLDEQLYAKYVKMFIKYIKVELLSHFGSEHFCPLSLIRVFGTSMVEEYEEIADSQYPSERLEYLEEDYDYPPGFQPTEDKAAKNLLGSATNAILNMVNNIAANVLGAKPELADGTHLEDNDTEEAGYVKDESPEILLTATPTISGSATLETAEVEMGPTASQPNSDLPTELPTPTPSSPEPLEFMQIVTLVEVDEEEEQEEKQSTVTLMEKEEGEEEEEEEQEQEERMRREGEKENMKEEERRRWRESQMYCPLSHSFSFSFSCMASLPELLHGWCSARLARSLQRNSRRRQLNAQQAQQAREETHAPPKTEGPPVVLTPVGASPSPALTQEILPLTESVVPEPHPSHQTIDQESPPANHAISAHTHPETHIPVPSPAPGPQIVLEPSRTATIPPHSFSQATLSRPNQEEGGDDVPALEFTPLPSLYQVLVMETQVASSVTFTPTPSLTLQPTASETAAQQDYSILPVQDQSVQPLLSASHPIDTIPPPTELPPAQPIDAHTDPARQGPDGGELLKPESHYASGEKVDPSTAQATEHQRGEESVDELLLSSNGNIQRSATEYYAELHGDYGAGSGNGNGAMLNGATVHGSSQKESVFMRLNNRIKALEMNMSLSSRYLEELSQRYRKQMEEMQRAFNKTIIKLENTSRIAEEQDQKQTDSIQVLQNQLENVTKLMLNLTSTVSQLQREVSDRQCYLVVSLVLCLSLGLLLCLQCCRNSPAHTNQINSPVLPKSNHYPSPKRCFSSYDDMSLMRRVTCPLVRSKSFQLSSTDVGPDDLYIVEPLRFSPEKKKKRCKTKPSEKVEALMMPCPSSPMANGGPKCNGFHRCLSAPPPPLPALLPPPPPQSPPNPLPQYARVPVEDLTLTLAFRPSSVETGGGGSSSSSSSSSTHSEESYTSRLPPPSLSFSSLSPGMYIEALPFPLHRDPTAKPRQVKRSVKQRKSRQSELQFPSVPEGVVGSLPSLQKLIKGNKDISVGSVSLGMSE encoded by the exons aTTGAGGAAGAGTCGTTGCACACGCTTACGTCATATGATGTGGGACTGAAGACGGAGAGAGCAGAATCACTAAAGCAACCGCCAGCAGAAAACATACACAACAGTGAACTG ACTCTGACCCCAGATGAGGCGTCTTCAGCGGCAGATATCCCACCAGACCATCAAACCGACTTTATACCGGGTTCTCCTGAAACCAGAAAAGACACAGAGCCCCAGACATACTCGGATCCACACTCTGAAGGCCAGGACCACGACCGGGCAGCCCAGGCTCTACAGTCCCCcactccctctacctcctccatgCTGGTCACCCCAGACCAGCCGCCACCTCCAGCCCAGGACCAGGCTACCACAGACATTACTCCACCCCGAGCCCTCCTCCCCGAGCCGACGGAGGGTTCCGGCGATGCCCCCGCGCCGCAGCCCACCTTGGAGGCTGTCCCATCGGCTGACCCCTCCGGGGAGCAGTCCCCACGCGACATCCAAGACGCGCCTACCTCAGGGAGCGTCGGCTCCTTGCACACAGG TGAGGATGTTAATGAAGCGGAGAGCCAGTGGTCCGAGCAGCAGgtccaggaggtggaggtccaaCAGTTAAAGGTGTCTCTGAGCCCAATAGAGCGGCAGGAGGAGGATCTCCAGGTGCTGAGGGACAGGGACCTGCAGGGAAATGCTACCGCTCCCCACCAAGAAGAG GCGGGGGATGCCGACATCTCCAAAGAGACGGACTCCTCGGTGCCGAGCAAAGAGGATATCCCAACCTTTGATGAGTGGAAGAAACAAGTCATGGAGGTGGAGAAAGAGAAGA GTCAGTCTCTTCATACCTCAACCAACGGTAGCCCCCACCCTGTGAAAAAGGTCAAGAAGAATTTCAAGAACAACTACGCTTCTGTGGAGTGCGGTGCCAAGATACTGTCTGCTAACATTGAGGCCAAG AGCACCTCTGCTATCCTCATGGAGAATATGGACCTGTACATGTTAAATCCATGCAGTAACAAAATATG GTTTGTAATTGAGCTCTGTGAGCCCATCCAAGTGAAGCAGCTCGACATTGCCAACTTTGAGCTTTTCTCGTCCACACCCAGAGACTTCCTGGTCTCAATCAGCGACAG GTACCCCACTAACAAATGGGTGAAGTTGGGAACGTTCCACGCACGGGACGAGCGCACCGTTCAGAGCTTCCCATTGGACGAACAGCTCTATGCAAAATATGTGAAG ATGTTCATCAAGTACATAAAG GTGGAACTCCTGTCCCACTTTGGATCTGAACATTTTTGTCCCCTCAGCCTCATTAG GGTATTTGGCACCAGTATGGTTGAAGAATATGAAGAAATAGCAGATTCTCAGTATCCCTCAGAGAGACTTGAGTACCTGGAGGAGGACTATG ACTACCCTCCAGGTTTCCAGCCCACTGAGGACAAGGCTGCAAAAAACCTCCTCGGCTCTGCTACca ATGCCATCCTTAATATGGTCAACAACATAGCCGCCAATGTGCTGGGGGCCAAACCAGAGCTTGCCGATGGGACACACCTAGAAG ACAATGACACGGAAGAGGCGGGCTATGTAAAGGATGAAAGCCCGGAGATCCTGCTCACAGCAACGCCAACGATAAGCGGTTCCGCAAC ATTGGAGACGGCAGAGGTGGAGATGGGACCCACTGCATCCCAGCCGAACTCTGACCTTCCCACTGAGCTTCCCActcctaccccctcctctccagaaCCCCTGGAGTTCATGCAGATCGTCaccctggtggaggtggatgaggaggaggagcaggaggaaaagCAGTCCACAGTCACCCTgatggagaaggaagagggcgaggaggaggaagaggaggagcaggagcaggaagagaggatgagacgggaaggagagaaggagaatatGAAGGAAGAAGAAAGgcggagatggagggagagtcAAATGTACTGCCCCCTCTCccattccttctccttctctttttcctGCATGGCCTCCTTGCCAGAGCTTCTGCACGGCTGGTGCTCGGCCAGGTTGGCCCGCAGCCTGCAGCGCAACTCCCGCCGCAGGCAGTTAAACGCCCAGCAGGCCCAACAGGCCCGCGAGGAGACACACGCCCCCCCCAAAACAGAAGGTCCTCCCGTGGTGCTGACCCCCGTCggcgcctccccctctcctgcctTGACCCAGGAAATCCTACCCCTGACAGAAAGTGTGGTTCCTGAGCCCCATCCTTCGCACCAGACCATCGACCAGGAATCGCCTCCTGCCAATCATGCCatcagcgcgcacacacatcctGAAACACACATACCCGTGCCCTCACCTGCCCCAGGGCCCCAGATAGTGTTGGAGCCCAGCCGGACTGccaccatccccccccacaGCTTCTCCCAGGCCACATTGAGCAGGCCCAACCAGGAGGAGGGTGGCGACGATGTTCCCGCCCTGGAGTTTACCCCCCTTCCTAGCCTCTACCAGGTGTTGGTGATGGAGACCCAGGTAGCCAGTAGTGTCaccttcacccccaccccaagCCTCACCCTGCAGCCCACCGCCTCCGAGACGGCTGCTCAACAAGACTACTCCATTCTCCCTGTCCAGGACCAGTCCGTacagcctctcctctccgcctccCATCCAATAGACACCATCCCACCTCCAACGGAGCTGCCCCCCGCCCAGCCCATAGACGCCCACACGGACCCGGCAAGGCAAGGTCCGGACGGCGGGGAGCTTCTGAAGCCCGAATCCCACTACGCCTCTGGGGAGAAGGTGGACCCTTCCACGGCCCAGGCAACAGAGCACCAGCGGGGGGAGGAATCGGTGGACGAGCTCCTCCTCAGCTCCAACGGGAACATCCAGCGGTCAGCCACGGAATACTACGCAGAGCTGCACGGGGACTACGGGGCCGGGAGTGGGAACGGGAACGGGGCTATGCTGAACGGGGCCACGGTGCACGGTTCCAGCCAGAAGGAGAGTGTCTTCATGAGGCTCAACAACAGGATCAAGGCCCTGGAGATGAACATGAGCCTGTCCAGCAGATACCTTGAGGAGCTCAgccagag GTACCGGAAACAGATGGAAGAGATGCAGAGAGCCTTTAACAAAACCATCATAAAGCTGGAAAACACCTCTCGTATCGCTGAGGAGCAG GACCAGAAGCAGACGGACTCCATCCAGGTTCTGCAGAACCAGCTGGAGAACGTCACCAAGCTGATGCTCAACCTCACGTCTACGGTCAGCCAGCTCCAGAGAGAG GTGTCGGACCGCCAGTGCTACCTGGTAGTGTCCTTggtcctctgtctctccctgggcCTGCTGCTCTGTCTGCAGTGCTGCCGTAATTCCCCTGCCCACACAAACCAAATCAATTCCCCTGTTCTGCCCAAGAGCAACCACTACCCCAGCCCCAAGAG atGTTTTTCGTCATATGATGATATGAGTCTTATGCGAAGAGTGACCTGTCCTCTTGTTCGCTCCAAGTCCTTTCAGCTGTCGTCTACAGATG TAGGTCCAGATGACTTGTACATTGTAGAACCTCTAAGGTTTTCTCCAGAGAAAAAG AAAAAGCGGTGTAAGACGAAGCCATCGGAGAAGGTTGAGGCGCTGATGATGCCATGCCCCTCGAGCCCCATGGCGAATGGTGGTCCCAAATGCAACGGCTTCCATCGCTGCCtgtctgcccctcctcctcctcttcctgccctcctgcccccacctcctcctcagtcaCCCCCTAATCCCCTCCCTCAGTACGCCCGTGTCCCCGTGGAGGATTTGACGTTGACGCTCGCTTTCAGGCCATCGTCTGTGGAGACTGGCGGCGgcggaagcagcagcagcagctctagCTCCTCCACCCACTCGGAAGAGTCTTACACCAGCCgcctccccccgccctccctcagcttctcctccttgtcgccgGGTATGTACATCGAGGCCCTGCCCTTCCCGCTGCACCGGGACCCCACAGCCAAGCCCCGCCAGGTGAAGCGCTCGGTGAAGCAGCGAAAGTCGCGGCAGTCTGAGCTGCAGTTCCCCTCCGTGCCAGAGGGGGTGGTCGGCTCTCTACCCAGCCTGCAAAAATTGATCAAGGGAAACAAGGATATCAGCGTGGGGTCAGTGTCACTGGGCATGTCTGAATAA